In the Ramlibacter tataouinensis TTB310 genome, one interval contains:
- a CDS encoding YqgE/AlgH family protein: MPSDAEPINLTHHFLIAMPGLQDEAFARSVVYLCEHSARGALGLVINKPTDINLKNLFDKVDLPLAREDLASVPVFQGGPVATERGFVLHEAVFTGEATPEEPVYASTMTIPGGLEMTTSKDVLEALSTGAGPRKVLVSLGYSQWGEGQLETELAENSWLTVGADASVIFDTPVQERYDKALSLLGLQAWTLSPEAGHA, encoded by the coding sequence ATGCCCTCCGATGCCGAGCCGATCAATCTGACGCATCATTTCCTGATCGCCATGCCGGGGCTGCAGGACGAAGCCTTCGCGCGCAGCGTGGTCTACCTGTGCGAGCACAGCGCCCGCGGCGCGCTGGGGCTGGTGATCAACAAGCCCACCGACATCAACCTGAAGAACCTGTTCGACAAGGTGGACCTGCCGCTGGCGCGCGAGGACCTGGCCTCGGTGCCGGTGTTCCAGGGCGGCCCGGTGGCCACCGAGCGCGGCTTCGTGCTGCACGAGGCGGTGTTCACCGGCGAGGCCACGCCCGAGGAGCCGGTGTACGCCTCCACCATGACCATCCCGGGCGGGCTGGAGATGACCACCTCCAAGGACGTGCTGGAGGCGCTATCCACCGGCGCGGGCCCGCGCAAGGTGCTGGTCTCGCTGGGCTACTCGCAATGGGGCGAGGGCCAGCTGGAGACCGAGCTGGCCGAGAACAGCTGGCTGACCGTGGGCGCCGACGCCAGCGTCATCTTCGACACGCCGGTGCAGGAGCGCTACGACAAGGCGCTGTCGCTGCTGGGCCTGCAGGCCTGGACGCTGTCGCCCGAGGCGGGGCACGCGTGA
- a CDS encoding cryptochrome/photolyase family protein codes for MDKNYPAGLMWFRRDLRSHDNAALFRALKACRQVHCVFVFDTGILDALPRQDRRVEFIRESLVELDAALRAAAQDQGAGLIVRHAAARQEIPRLARELGVQAVFANHDYEPQALARDAAVRGALADAGIALHTYKDQAIFERSEVLTQAGKPYAVFTPYKNAWLAKADAFFLSSYPVQAYAAALAPRPTPHRQPVPALAQLGFERSNLSELPLPVGMSGGRALFEEFRGRMGGYHQSRDFPAVRGPSYLSVHLRFGTVSIRELARTAHGLAQDGDAGATTWLSELIWRDFYFQVLANFPHVVDESGQGHSFRREYDAIAFERGAHADELFAAWCEGRTGYPLVDAAMLQLNQTGYMHNRLRMVTASFLCKDLGIAWQRGERYFALQLNDYDLSANNGGWQWASSSGCDAQPYFRIFNPVSQSRKFDPEGRFILKYLPQLAGLPEAVLHAPWTASPVELAAAGLALGRDYPAPVVDHEAAREQTLRRYAVVKKGAAGA; via the coding sequence ATGGACAAGAACTACCCCGCCGGGCTGATGTGGTTCCGCCGCGACCTGCGGTCCCATGACAACGCCGCCCTCTTCCGCGCGCTCAAGGCCTGCCGCCAGGTGCACTGCGTGTTCGTCTTCGACACCGGGATCCTGGATGCGCTGCCGAGGCAGGACCGGCGGGTGGAATTCATCCGCGAGTCTCTGGTGGAGCTGGACGCGGCCCTGCGCGCGGCGGCGCAGGACCAAGGCGCCGGCCTGATCGTGCGCCATGCGGCGGCCCGCCAGGAGATCCCCCGCCTGGCCCGCGAGCTGGGCGTGCAGGCGGTCTTCGCCAACCACGACTACGAACCGCAGGCGCTGGCACGGGACGCGGCGGTGCGCGGGGCGCTGGCCGACGCCGGCATCGCGCTGCACACCTACAAGGACCAGGCGATCTTCGAACGCAGCGAGGTCCTGACCCAGGCCGGCAAGCCGTACGCCGTGTTCACGCCCTACAAGAACGCCTGGCTGGCCAAGGCGGATGCCTTCTTCCTGAGCTCCTACCCGGTGCAGGCGTACGCGGCCGCTTTGGCGCCTCGGCCGACTCCGCACCGGCAGCCGGTGCCCGCGCTTGCACAGCTGGGCTTCGAGCGCAGCAACCTGTCGGAATTGCCGCTGCCGGTAGGGATGAGCGGCGGCCGGGCCCTGTTCGAGGAATTCCGCGGGCGCATGGGCGGCTATCACCAGAGCCGCGACTTCCCGGCGGTGCGCGGCCCCAGCTACCTCAGCGTCCACCTGCGCTTCGGCACCGTGTCGATCCGCGAGCTGGCGCGCACGGCCCATGGGCTGGCGCAGGACGGCGATGCCGGCGCCACCACCTGGCTCAGCGAGCTGATCTGGCGCGATTTCTATTTCCAGGTGCTGGCGAACTTCCCGCACGTGGTGGACGAATCCGGCCAGGGCCACAGCTTCCGGCGCGAGTACGACGCCATCGCCTTCGAACGCGGCGCGCACGCCGATGAACTGTTCGCCGCCTGGTGCGAAGGCCGCACCGGCTACCCGCTGGTGGACGCGGCCATGCTGCAGCTGAACCAGACCGGCTACATGCACAACCGGCTGCGCATGGTCACGGCCAGCTTCCTGTGCAAGGACCTGGGGATCGCCTGGCAGCGCGGCGAGCGCTACTTCGCCCTGCAGCTCAACGATTACGACCTGTCGGCCAACAACGGTGGCTGGCAGTGGGCCAGCTCGTCCGGCTGCGACGCGCAGCCGTACTTCCGCATCTTCAACCCGGTCAGCCAGAGCCGCAAGTTCGATCCCGAGGGCCGGTTCATCCTGAAGTACCTGCCGCAGCTGGCCGGTCTGCCGGAGGCCGTGCTGCATGCGCCCTGGACTGCCTCGCCGGTGGAACTGGCCGCGGCCGGTCTGGCCCTGGGCCGCGACTATCCCGCCCCCGTGGTGGACCACGAAGCGGCACGCGAGCAGACGCTGCGCCGCTATGCCGTGGTGAAAAAGGGCGCGGCCGGGGCGTAG